One window from the genome of Paenibacillus azoreducens encodes:
- a CDS encoding LysR family transcriptional regulator → MSLIKYEILQRVVELGSLTKAAEVLGLTQSGVSHAIRSLESEFGFSLLSRSRSGVKLTDNGQRVLKYIRDMLLVQEQLKQEVSLINGIEIGTIRIGTFTSISMQWLPGIIRQFLSQHPNIEIKLYEGDYHEIEEWLLNGEIDLGFVSLPTMDSFHIIPLHRDRMLCVVPPGHPLASQPYVRYSQIADIPFIMPKEGSDYDVRRVLRKGRIKPPVPFQASDDYAIIAMVENGLGISILPEMILQARTSPIVALELEDRSFRSLGIALNTAKSSAPATKQLIRCAKEWLTGWQPSQQTGSGST, encoded by the coding sequence ATGAGTTTGATCAAATATGAGATACTGCAGCGGGTGGTTGAGCTGGGCAGCTTAACCAAAGCCGCAGAAGTGCTTGGTTTAACGCAGTCCGGCGTCAGCCACGCGATTCGCAGCCTGGAGTCGGAGTTTGGGTTTTCTTTGCTCAGCCGAAGCCGGTCCGGCGTTAAGCTTACGGACAATGGGCAGCGCGTCTTGAAATATATCCGGGACATGCTTCTTGTTCAAGAGCAATTGAAGCAAGAGGTCTCCTTGATTAACGGAATTGAGATCGGTACGATCCGGATCGGCACCTTTACGAGCATATCGATGCAGTGGCTGCCGGGAATCATCAGGCAATTTTTAAGCCAACACCCGAACATTGAAATTAAGCTGTATGAAGGGGACTATCACGAAATCGAGGAATGGCTGCTTAATGGAGAAATCGATCTGGGGTTCGTGTCCCTTCCGACCATGGATTCCTTTCATATTATCCCGCTGCACCGCGACCGGATGTTATGCGTGGTGCCTCCCGGTCATCCGCTGGCCTCGCAGCCTTATGTGCGCTACAGCCAAATCGCCGACATTCCTTTTATCATGCCGAAGGAAGGGAGCGACTATGATGTCCGGCGCGTATTGCGCAAAGGCAGGATCAAACCGCCTGTCCCCTTTCAGGCGTCGGACGATTACGCCATCATCGCCATGGTAGAGAACGGGCTGGGTATCAGCATTTTACCGGAAATGATTTTGCAGGCAAGAACAAGCCCTATTGTCGCGCTTGAGCTGGAAGACCGAAGCTTCCGGTCGCTCGGCATTGCCTTGAACACGGCCAAAAGCAGCGCCCCGGCAACGAAACAGCTGATCCGCTGCGCCAAAGAGTGGCTGACAGGCTGGCAGCCGTCACAGCAAACGGGATCCGGATCGACGTAA